The following is a genomic window from Dehalogenimonas sp. 4OHTPN.
ATGAGAGAAAGGCTTGAGCGCCTGCTGGCAGGTTCGGTCAACGATATGACCCTGGGTACTTTCCATGCCATCTGTGCCGGCATCCTGCGGCGCGATGGCCAGGCTATCGGCATCCAGCGCGAGTTCGTCATCTTCGATGCCGACGACCAGGAAAAACTGCTCAAACAGGCCGCCGCAGACGCCAATGTCGATCCCAAGCAGTATCCGGTAGGTAAGATAGCCGCGGCCATCAGTTCCGCCAAGAGCCAGATGACCACGCCGGAGAAATTCCGAGAGAACGCCAGGAACTACTTCGACGAGATAGTCGCCCGGGTCTATGAGCGGTACGAGAAGATGCTGCTGCAAAACAATGCGGTGGACTTCGACGACTTGCTCCTCAAGACCGTTTTTCTGTTTAAACGCCACCCGGAGATACTGAAACGCTATCAGGAGCGCTACGTCCACCTGCTGGTGGACGAGTTCCAGGACACCAATCTGGTACAGTACGAACTGGTCAAACTTCTGGCTGGCCGCCACCGCAACGTGGCTGTGGTCGGCGATCCTGACCAGTCCATCTACTCGTGGCGGGCCGCCGACCTCCGGAACGTCTTCAATTTCGAGCGGGACTTCCCGGACGCCCAGATTTACTACCTGGAGCAGAACTATCGCTCCACTGCAAGGATTCTCGAAGTCGCCTCCAGCGTAATCGCCGACAACCGCGCCCGGAAAGACATCAAACTGTGGACGGAAAACGAACCGGGGGACCCTGTCTGCCTGCTTGAAGCTTACAACGAGCAGGAAGAAGCTCAAATGGTGGTACGCGAGGCAGAGAGGCTGACCGGGTCGAAAAAATACCGACTTTCGGACATCGCCGTGATGTACCGCACCAACGCCCAATCCCGCGCCCTGGAAGAGGCTTTCATCCGCTACGGGGTGCCTTACAAGCTGGTGGCCGGTACCCGCTTCTACGAGCGGCGCGAGGTCAAAGATTTAATCGCCTATTTCAGGCTCATCCACAACCCGGCCGATTCCGTCTCCCTTATGCGCATTATCAATGTGCCCACACGCGGCCTGGGCGAGAAATCCATCGTCGAGATGCAGGCCTGGGCCCGCGGGAAGGGGCTGTCGTTATTCGAAGCCCTTGAGGCTTCATCGACCGCTGTGGATAAGCCGCCGCTCACCGCTCGGGCGCTGGCCTCGTTCGATATCTTCTATAAGCTGATCCACGGACTCATCGAAGACAGCCGCCAGATGTCCTTTCTGGAGTTCTTCGACCGGGTGCTGGAACGCAGCGGCTACGGGGCTTACTTGAAGGCGCAGCCCGACAGCGAGGAGAGGTTGGAGAACATCGCCGAGCTTCGGACGGTGGCCGAGCCCTTCAACGGCCTGCCGCCGGGTGAGGCGCTGTCGCCGTTCCTGGAGAGCGTCAGCCTGGTTTCCGACCTCGACAATCTGGACGAGACTGAGGGCGGGGTTACCCTGATCACCCTGCACCAGGCCAAGGGGCTGGAGTTCCCGGTGGTTTTTATCGTCGGTCTGGAGGAGGGGGTGCTGCCGCACTTTCGCTCCTTCGACGACCCCGCCCAAATGGAAGAGGAGCGGCGGTTGTGCTATGTTGGCGTGACCCGCGCCAAGCGGCGGCTGTACCTCCTGCGTGCTTTCCGCCGCAGCCTGATGGGGGGCAGTACGGTCAACGAGCCGTCGCGTTTCCTCTCCGCCATCCCATTGAGCCTGACGACAGAGGCACAACAAGAAGATACATGGGGTGTAAGTTACTACAAACACGAACAAGAAGCTTTAGCTAAAAAATTAGAGTATCTGAGGGGGCGGGGAGGGCCTGTGGAGATACCACCGCTCCAAAAGAAACTGTACCAATATTCCGAGCGGCCGTCGCAGGTCCAGGTGGCTCAGGCATCGAAATCTGCGGCCCCGGGGCTGTCTCGAACGCACGTAAAGCCTTCGGCGCCGGCCTACAAGACCGGCGACCAGGTGCGCCACCCGGTCTTCGGCGATGGCATTGTCATCAGCACCCTGCCGGTCAAGGACGACCATGAGATCGTCGTCTCCTTCAAGGACAAGGGGCTTAAGAAGCTGTTGCTGTCTTTCGCTAAGCTGGAGAAGATCTAAAATGCCCATCCGCCTTCTCGACCCCCGGACCGTGGCCAGGATTGCCGCCGGCGAGGTGGTTGAGCGGCCGACCTCGGCGGTCAAGGAACTGCTGGAGAACGCCCTCGACGCCGGCGCCCGGCGCATCGAGATCGAAATCAGGGGCGGCGGCGCCGGGTTGATCAGGGTAGCCGACGACGGCTGCGGCATACCGGCAGACGAGCTGCCATTGGCTTTCACTCGTCACGCCACATCCAAAATCGTAACTTTCGATGATCTCTCGAGGCTTGAGACCCTGGGGTTTCGCGGCGAGGCGCTGGCTTCGATCGCTGCCGTAGCCGACGTTGAGGTCACCAGCGCCATCTCCGGAGCGTTTGCAGGCAGTCGTTTGACATTGCGCGCTGGTCACCAGGAAAAAATCGTACCTGCCGCCCGGGCTTGCGGCACCACCATCTCCGTCACGCATCTTTTCAAAGAGGTGCCCGCCCGTCTCAAATTCCTCAAATCCGACGCTACCGAGACCGGTCATATCGTGAACACGGTTTCCAACTACGCCATGGCTTACCCCGGCATAAAGTTCCGCCTTTCTGTCGACGGTCGGGAAATCCTGTCAACGCCGGGCAGCGGCCAGCTGCGCGATGTCGCCGCTGAAGTCCTCGGTGGCGGCATCGCTGCCCGGATGATTGAAGCCGCCGCAGCCGAGGGCTCCTTTACGGTCGGAGGTCTGTTTTCTCCCCCGGACGTTTCCCGCGCCAATCGCAGCGGGATGTTCTTTTTCGTCAACCGGCGCTGGGTCAGGAACAGCATGTTGTCCAGGGCGGTCGAAGAGGCTTACCGCGGTTTGCTTACCGTCGGACGGTATCCCGTGGCGGTCGTCAATCTCGTGCTGCCGCCGTCTGACATCGATATCAACATTCATCCCGCCAAGACCGAGATCAAGTTCCGAGAGGACGGCACGGTCTTCAACTTCGTGCGGCGGACGGTGCGGGATGCGCTGCTCGGCGGATCTCCTGTGCCGGCTATCGAGGCGCAGCAAACTCCCGCTGCCGGTGAACCCGTGGCGATCTACCGACCGGGAGTTTTCAGGCCGTCACCCTCGGCGGATGATTTTTTCACCCGGGCGAGGGCGTTATCATCGGAGTCGGGACCAATCTTTTCACAGACTCTGCCGGCGCTGCGCCCGCTGGGACAGTTGGCAGGCTGCTATATCCTGGCCGAAGGCCCGGACGGGCTGTATATCATTGACCAGCACGCCGCCCATGAACGAATCATGTATGAAAAGGTACTGGCGGAACGGGCAAACCGCTCGCCGTCGTCGCAAGCCCTATTGGAGCCGCAGAATGTCGAGCTTTCCTCGGCCGAAGCCGGCCGCTATCCGGTACTGACGCCAGTACTTTCCGATTGTGGCTTCGTGACCGAAGCTTTCGGCGGCCGCAATATCCTAATCCGCGCCATACCACACGCCCTGTCCGGCGGCGACTGGCGAACAGCCTTGCATGAATTCCTGAACTCGCCGGAGTCCGTCTCTCGTGGCGAGGAACGGTTGGCCGAACTCATCGCCTGTCATTCGGCGGTGCGGGCGGGCAAGACACTCTCCATTGATGAGATCCGGGGGTTGCTGCTCGATCTGGAGAAGGCTAAAGTTCCCAACACCTGCCCCCACGGCCGCCCAACCCTGCTCAAACTGGATTCGGCGGCGCTGGAACGGCATTTCAAGCGCGCTTAAAGGTTACTGAAAGCCGCCCTCGAAAAATCGGTCAAAGATGCTCGGACTGGGGTATCTTCGGAAGAACCCGGATTCGGTGAATCCGTAACATGTTCCTCGACGTAGCTCATCAGGCTTTCATTGTCATTCCTGCTGGAACATAGCGCCGACCGAAAGTCCGGTGTGAATGCGGTGGATGGCCTCTCCCAGCAGGGGCGCAACGGGAAGAACGATAATTTTACTGGTTCGTTTCTCGGGCGGCACCGGCACCGTATCGGTGACGATTACTTCCCTGACCGCCGAGGCTTCAATCCGCTTGATGGCCGGCCCTGAGAGGATAGGGTGGGTGCAGCAGGCATAGACCTCGGTGGCGCCGGCTTCGAGCAGGGTCTTAACAGAATTGACCAGGGAGCCGGCGGTGTCGATCTCGTCGTCAATGGTCAAGGCGATCCGGCCTTTAACTTCACCGATGATGTTTAGCGTCTCTGTCTTGTCCTCGTTGCCGACGCGGCGTTTTTCAATGATGGCCAGCGGCGCGTTCAGCTTGGCGGCGAAGTCGCGAGCCCGTTTGGAAATGCCGATATCGGTGGCTACCACCACCAGATTGGCCAACTCTTTCTTTCTGATGTAGCCGGTCAGCAGGTTGATGGCCGACAGTTCATCGACCGGGATGTTGAAAAAGCCCTGGATCTGGGCGGCGTGCAGGTCCACGGTGAGAACGCGGTTGGCGCCGGCTACAGTCAGCAGGTCTGCCAGCAGGCGGGCTGTGATTGGCACGCGGGGCTGGTCTTTTTTATCGGTGCGGCCGTACGCGTAGTAAGGGATGACGGCGGTGATCCGGCCGGCTGAGGCGCGTTTTAAGGCGTCGATCATGATCAAGAGTTCCAGGATGCTCTGGTTGACCGGAGTCGAAAACGGCTGGACGATGAAAGTATCGCGGTTGCGCACGTTGTCCAGGATTTTGACGAAGATGTTCTCGTTGGAGAACTGGAACACCTGGCTGCCGCCCAGCGGAATGCCCAGGTACTCAACGACGGCCTTAGCCAGCGCCGGGTGGGCATTGCCGGTGAAGACCTTCAATTCATCCATGGCGTTCCTCTTTCTGGCTAATCGGTGATACCGGGAACCGGGAATCCGGCGGTCATGGTTTTAACTTCGGCAGCGATGCGTTCCTCGATTTCCAAGTTGCCGAAATTACTGATGACTTCATTGATCCAGGAGGCGATTCTGACCATTTCCACCTTGCCGAAGCCGCGAGTGGTGACCGCAGCCGTCCCCAGCCGCATGCCGGCAGGCGCGGTGGCCTTCTGGTTGACGATGAACGGGACCGTGTTGCGGTTGACCACGATATTGCAGCGACCCAGCGCCTCCTCGGCGTCCTTGCCGTTGACTCCGGTCGCGGTGAGGTCGAGCAGCACCAGGTGGTTGTCGGTGCCCCCGGATACCAGCCGGAAGCCGAATTTTTCCAGCTCCCGCCCCAATATGGCGGTGTTGGCCACTACCTGCCTGGCGTACTGGGCGAACTCCAGCGTCGCGGCTTCGCGGAAGGCGACAGCCTTGCCGGCCAGGACGTGCATCAGCGGTCCGCCCTGGACGCCGGGGAAGACCGCCGAATCAATGGCGTGGGCGTATTCCTGCTTGCACAGGATGAATCCGCCGCGCGGGCCGCGGAGGGTCTTGTGGGTCGTTGAGGTGACGATATCGGCGTAAGGCACCGGCGACGGATGGACGCCGGCCGCTACCAGACCGGCGATGTGGGCGATGTCCACCACCATTTTGGCGCCGACGCGGTCGCAGGTGTGCCTGATGCGCTCGAAGTCGATGATCCGGGGATAAGCCGAGGCACCGGCCATGATGATCTTGGGCTGCGCTTCATCAGCCAGTTTCTCCATGCCGGCGTAGTCTATGCGCTCCGTCGCCTGATCCAGGCCGTAAGCCACCACGTTGTACATTTTACCGGTGAAGTTGGCCTTGGCGCCGTGGGTCAGGTGGCCGCCGTGGGACAGGCTCATGCCCATGATGGTATCGCCGGGCTTGATCAGGGCGAAGTAAGCCGCCATGTTGGCCTGGGCGCCGGAGTGGGGCTGGACGTTGGCATGATCCGCCTTGAACAGCTCTTTGGCCCGTTCGATGGCGATGGTCTCGATGGTGTCCATGTTGTGGCAGCCGCCGTAGTAACGCCGGCCGGGATAGCCCTCGGCGTATTTGTTGGTCAGGGACGAGCCCTGAGCCTGGAGAATAGCCCTGGAGGCATAGTTTTCTGAGGCGATGAGGTTTATAGTTTCCTGCTGGCGGGTATCTTCGGCGGCGATGGCGTGGTAAATATCGGGGTCGTCAAAACGCAGTCTGGTCACATTTTTCCTTTCAAAATGCCCTGCCCCTCGGCGGGCGGGGAGCAAAGGTCATTATAGCAAGTCGGGCGGCGGGCGTCATACTTTTCGGTGTCGCCGGCTGACAGGGGATTTGTATTTGTTCATCGCGAAAAAGAATGTATTTTCGGGAAACGAAACCGAAAACCGGCGATGGGCTGAACGGGGGAAACGAAAATCGTCCGGTTTGAAAACAAAACCGGAAGGGTCCGCAACGTCCTGTCTTGTGATTGACATGGACGCCAGGCGTTAGCGGACGCTTCTG
Proteins encoded in this region:
- a CDS encoding UvrD-helicase domain-containing protein, which gives rise to MTIDLLKDLNPAQRKAAEAISGPILILAGPGSGKTRVITYRIAYLVRTVGVNPHRILAVTFTNKAAREMRERLERLLAGSVNDMTLGTFHAICAGILRRDGQAIGIQREFVIFDADDQEKLLKQAAADANVDPKQYPVGKIAAAISSAKSQMTTPEKFRENARNYFDEIVARVYERYEKMLLQNNAVDFDDLLLKTVFLFKRHPEILKRYQERYVHLLVDEFQDTNLVQYELVKLLAGRHRNVAVVGDPDQSIYSWRAADLRNVFNFERDFPDAQIYYLEQNYRSTARILEVASSVIADNRARKDIKLWTENEPGDPVCLLEAYNEQEEAQMVVREAERLTGSKKYRLSDIAVMYRTNAQSRALEEAFIRYGVPYKLVAGTRFYERREVKDLIAYFRLIHNPADSVSLMRIINVPTRGLGEKSIVEMQAWARGKGLSLFEALEASSTAVDKPPLTARALASFDIFYKLIHGLIEDSRQMSFLEFFDRVLERSGYGAYLKAQPDSEERLENIAELRTVAEPFNGLPPGEALSPFLESVSLVSDLDNLDETEGGVTLITLHQAKGLEFPVVFIVGLEEGVLPHFRSFDDPAQMEEERRLCYVGVTRAKRRLYLLRAFRRSLMGGSTVNEPSRFLSAIPLSLTTEAQQEDTWGVSYYKHEQEALAKKLEYLRGRGGPVEIPPLQKKLYQYSERPSQVQVAQASKSAAPGLSRTHVKPSAPAYKTGDQVRHPVFGDGIVISTLPVKDDHEIVVSFKDKGLKKLLLSFAKLEKI
- a CDS encoding ribose-phosphate pyrophosphokinase, whose protein sequence is MDELKVFTGNAHPALAKAVVEYLGIPLGGSQVFQFSNENIFVKILDNVRNRDTFIVQPFSTPVNQSILELLIMIDALKRASAGRITAVIPYYAYGRTDKKDQPRVPITARLLADLLTVAGANRVLTVDLHAAQIQGFFNIPVDELSAINLLTGYIRKKELANLVVVATDIGISKRARDFAAKLNAPLAIIEKRRVGNEDKTETLNIIGEVKGRIALTIDDEIDTAGSLVNSVKTLLEAGATEVYACCTHPILSGPAIKRIEASAVREVIVTDTVPVPPEKRTSKIIVLPVAPLLGEAIHRIHTGLSVGAMFQQE
- the mutL gene encoding DNA mismatch repair endonuclease MutL, whose amino-acid sequence is MPIRLLDPRTVARIAAGEVVERPTSAVKELLENALDAGARRIEIEIRGGGAGLIRVADDGCGIPADELPLAFTRHATSKIVTFDDLSRLETLGFRGEALASIAAVADVEVTSAISGAFAGSRLTLRAGHQEKIVPAARACGTTISVTHLFKEVPARLKFLKSDATETGHIVNTVSNYAMAYPGIKFRLSVDGREILSTPGSGQLRDVAAEVLGGGIAARMIEAAAAEGSFTVGGLFSPPDVSRANRSGMFFFVNRRWVRNSMLSRAVEEAYRGLLTVGRYPVAVVNLVLPPSDIDINIHPAKTEIKFREDGTVFNFVRRTVRDALLGGSPVPAIEAQQTPAAGEPVAIYRPGVFRPSPSADDFFTRARALSSESGPIFSQTLPALRPLGQLAGCYILAEGPDGLYIIDQHAAHERIMYEKVLAERANRSPSSQALLEPQNVELSSAEAGRYPVLTPVLSDCGFVTEAFGGRNILIRAIPHALSGGDWRTALHEFLNSPESVSRGEERLAELIACHSAVRAGKTLSIDEIRGLLLDLEKAKVPNTCPHGRPTLLKLDSAALERHFKRA
- the glyA gene encoding serine hydroxymethyltransferase, whose amino-acid sequence is MTRLRFDDPDIYHAIAAEDTRQQETINLIASENYASRAILQAQGSSLTNKYAEGYPGRRYYGGCHNMDTIETIAIERAKELFKADHANVQPHSGAQANMAAYFALIKPGDTIMGMSLSHGGHLTHGAKANFTGKMYNVVAYGLDQATERIDYAGMEKLADEAQPKIIMAGASAYPRIIDFERIRHTCDRVGAKMVVDIAHIAGLVAAGVHPSPVPYADIVTSTTHKTLRGPRGGFILCKQEYAHAIDSAVFPGVQGGPLMHVLAGKAVAFREAATLEFAQYARQVVANTAILGRELEKFGFRLVSGGTDNHLVLLDLTATGVNGKDAEEALGRCNIVVNRNTVPFIVNQKATAPAGMRLGTAAVTTRGFGKVEMVRIASWINEVISNFGNLEIEERIAAEVKTMTAGFPVPGITD